From Helicoverpa armigera isolate CAAS_96S chromosome 26, ASM3070526v1, whole genome shotgun sequence, one genomic window encodes:
- the LOC110373913 gene encoding uncharacterized protein LOC110373913, which yields MISVRGLLLVMLRSAFIVAFLSIPNPVVAFTGLKNWSRRAIYHKVDLCTQSCYSQIIPGLYLSNARAAADKNVLRRLNITHVLTIEAHRLPKSTFADSNISTLFIRAYDTPQTHLLPYFPMANAFIDEGLQKGNVLVHCHFGVSRSATLVIAYIMEKYKLTFEQAFVYVRQRRRFINPNPGFINQLKEYQRLNYDVNGFYRFEAYMNVNARKHKYKIASLAAVVVGILVPLAVLVG from the coding sequence ATGATAAGTGTCAGAGGGTTGCTTTTGGTAATGTTGAGAAGCGCCTTCATCGTCGCCTTCCTCAGCATTCCCAACCCTGTCGTCGCCTTCACCGGTCTCAAGAACTGGTCCAGGAGAGCAATATACCACAAGGTCGACCTCTGCACTCAATCCTGTTACAGCCAGATCATCCCTGGACTCTACCTAAGCAATGCGAGAGCAGCAGCCGACAAAAATGTACTTAGACGGCTTAATATCACCCATGTGCTCACGATTGAAGCTCACCGCCTACCGAAATCAACTTTTGCGGATTCCAACATTAGCACACTCTTCATTAGGGCCTACGACACTCCTCAGACCCATCTCCTGCCCTACTTCCCGATGGCCAACGCCTTCATCGACGAAGGTCTGCAGAAAGGAAACGTGCTTGTCCACTGCCATTTCGGAGTATCCAGGTCCGCCACCCTCGTCATCGCATATATCATGGAAAAGTATAAACTGACTTTCGAACAGGCATTTGTGTACGTGAGGCAAAGACGGAGGTTCATTAACCCCAATCCAGGGTTCATTAATCAGTTGAAGGAGTACCAGAGATTGAATTACGACGTGAATGGATTCTACAGGTTCGAAGCGTATATGAATGTGAACGCTAGGAAACACAAGTATAAGATAGCGTCCCTGGCTGCTGTGGTGGTGGGAATTCTCGTACCCCTCGCTGTGTTGGTGGGCTAG